agcgcattttatttcttctttacgaaggctctaaagaacgaaggtgttttgctgttcataatcagagttctcccaaactgatttctggattctttttctctttgatctcatgaatgatatagtatgcctttttaaaacaatgtttccatactaataatactttttcccctttttattttttattttttattttttttattttttttaggtttgtaaagttaacacaaagaacccattcttatttttttttttttttttatagtgtttattttttagtttttagataaagttaacccaaagcaccgtttttggttacgtaattttttggattttcaagacttaccacttgaacattattaacattagtaatgtatttttggtgtgttttttttcaaactcaatgagattgttgtcccttgttaatttaacattgtgtgtaaaatcaatgatttcaaagaaaacacataaagtcttttgctaaactcaaaaaatatccatttattcatggtcaaaataaaataaagaggaagtcaacgctggaaaaagtcggtgtaccagaaaattgggatcttgaggagtccatataagagggagcacaatctggtccaagaatcccagagatcaacagcaccagcagatgatctagatgtccccagactgtggtcctacaacagcctgcgtcttctgtcagaccagactgaacccaggtcatcattttcttctcttccctgcagcctttcctccacgctgccctgcagccttccctgtagccttcttttgaggctgtggctctggtgtttcagttgtgacaggaggaggaggaggaggaggaggaggaggaggaggaggaggaggaggaggaggaggaggaggaggaggaggaggaggaggaggaggaggagggggggctgcctcatgtagttgggtgttttgtgttagcgtgccctgcagccccttatggattgtttccccaaataggcgctcacaaatgaggcgctgctcccaatccatctgaagaagcctgctggctaagtagcagccataggattcttccgcttcgggggggctttttaaaaaacgggtggcctcttgcatgaggcgcagggatgcgtcctgtgtgaccatccccttcctggccctttttttgggaaggtggaggggaggcacttgggattcggtcaggcttctactgggcccagccacctcgcttggcccagccacctcactgggagcagccacctcactgggagcagccacctcactgggagcagccacctcctgcctgacactgggcccagcctcctccaggatgatggtgaatccggcctcctccaggctgtccatgggcctggtctcctcctgccttccactttccccacattcctcctggatggactcatcctgtgtataaaaaaaggacaatagtttgagtatatttttttggcttcatcaatgacacacagtttgcttctcatgaatagcaaattcaatgtgaatacttctctttaataaaagagtctaatcagacaccataattatttcaagcaggtgccaaacatatttagccactactgtcaattgatatgtatacccaattttgagtgccaaattattttagacaattataacatccagttaacatcattaatattagtacagtaaatatttgtttaaatcatttacctgactccagatg
This window of the Aquarana catesbeiana isolate 2022-GZ linkage group LG01, ASM4218655v1, whole genome shotgun sequence genome carries:
- the LOC141111666 gene encoding uncharacterized protein isoform X1, which produces MNPLFKDPEFLTSFISKYREMRNLWEVKHPQYYAKHVRKSTLERLLAFVQATIPEATMETLLKKIGGLRNMYKREHKKIQESRRSGASADDVYVPRLWYYNQLRFLDDQNEARPSLSTLPSTLPSTLPSTPAEADEEQAGSSILDEPDMTIWSQDESIQEECGESGRQEETRPMDSLEEAGFTIILEEAGPSVRQEVAAPSEVAAPSEVAAPSEVAGPSEVAGPSRSLTESQVPPLHLPKKRARKGMVTQDASLRLMQEATRFLKSPPEAEESYGCYLASRLLQMDWEQRLICERLFGETIHKGLQGTLTQNTQLHEAAPPPPPPPPPPPPPPPPPPPPPPPPPPPPPPPPVTTETPEPQPQKKATGKAAGQRGGKAAGKRRK
- the LOC141111666 gene encoding uncharacterized protein isoform X2, with product MNPLFKDPEFLTSFISKYREMRNLWEVKHPQYYAKHVRKSTLERLLAFVQATIPEATMETLLKKIGGLRNMYKREHKKIQESRRSGASADDVYVPRLWYYNQLRFLDDQNEARPSLSTLPSTLPSTLPSTPAEADEEQAGSSILDEPDMTIWSQDESIQEECGESGRQEETRPMDSLEEAGFTIILEEAGPSVRQEVAAPSEVAAPSEVAGPSRSLTESQVPPLHLPKKRARKGMVTQDASLRLMQEATRFLKSPPEAEESYGCYLASRLLQMDWEQRLICERLFGETIHKGLQGTLTQNTQLHEAAPPPPPPPPPPPPPPPPPPPPPPPPPPPPPPPPVTTETPEPQPQKKATGKAAGQRGGKAAGKRRK